A single window of Drosophila suzukii chromosome 3, CBGP_Dsuzu_IsoJpt1.0, whole genome shotgun sequence DNA harbors:
- the beta4GalT7 gene encoding beta-1,4-galactosyltransferase 7 gives MVNISTVNWLFVCGLSFCLGGIAVLSFMPLGSDCVCPLSNPLSRLTGGGGGLAVQKQPLAEKLKEPHDHGASVHKMALLVPFRDRFEELLQFVPHMTTFLRRQGVAHHIFVLNQVDRFRFNRASLINVGFQFASDVYDYIAMHDVDLLPLNDDLRYEYPSSLGPLHIAGPKLHPKYHYDNFVGGILLVRREHFQQMNGMSNQYWGWGLEDDEFFVRIRDAGLQVTRPQNIKTGTNDTFSHIHNRHHRKRDTQKCFNQKEMTRKRDHKTGLDNVKYKILKVHEMVVDQVPVTILNILLDCDVNKTPWCDCSGTAAAASAVQT, from the exons ATGGTGAATATATCCACCGTAAACTGGCTCTTCGTCTGCGGCCTGTCCTTCTGCCTGGGCGGGATTGCGGTGCTCAGTTTCATGCCGCTGGGCTCAG ACTGCGTGTGCCCGTTGTCCAATCCGCTAAGCAGGCTGAccggcggaggaggaggattGGCTGTGCAGAAACAGCCGTTGGCAGAGAAGCTAAAGGAGCCACATGACCACGGTGCGTCCGTTCACAAGATGGCACTGCTGGTGCCGTTCCGGGATCGATTCGAGGAGCTCCTCCAATTCGTGCCCCACATGACAACCTTCCTGCGGCGCCAGGGTGTGGCGCACCACATCTTCGTGCTGAACCAGGTGGACAGGTTCCGCTTTAATCGCGCTTCCCTCATCAACGTGGGCTTCCAGTTTGCCAGCGATGTGTACGACTACATTGCGATGCACGACGTGGACCTGTTGCCTTTGAACGACGATCTGCGCTACGAGTATCCCAGCAGCTTGGGCCCACTGCACATCGCCGGACCCAAGCTGCATCCCAAGTACCACTACGATAACTTTGTCGGAGGGATCTTGCTGGTGCGGCGCGAGCACTTTCAGCAGATGAACGGCATGTCCAACCAGTACTGGGGCTGGGGACTGGAGGACGATGAGTTTTTTGTGCGCATCCGGGATGCAGGACTCCAGGTGACGCGGCCACAGAACATTAAGACTGGCACTAATGATACATTTAG CCATATCCACAACCGCCATCATCGCAAGCGGGACACCCAGAAGTGTTTCAATCAGAAGGAGATGACCCGCAAGCGGGACCACAAGACGGGCCTGGACAATGTCAAGTACAAAATACTCAAGGTGCACGAGATGGTCGTTGACCAGGTGCCGGTGACCATCCTCAACATTTTGCTCGATTGTGATGTTAATAAAACGCCGTGGTGCGACTGCTCCGGAACGGCAGCGGCCGCCTCGGCGGTACAAACCTGA